The proteins below come from a single Kitasatospora sp. NBC_00315 genomic window:
- the fabD gene encoding ACP S-malonyltransferase: MSAGSGAPSGPAPTGTLPVVFMFSGQGSQYYRMGKELFDEDEVFRAALLRHDTVVAEALGESVLGRMFDPAKRKNDPFTDTGITHPAIVMIELALAETLRAAGIEPDYLLGSSLGEYAAAAVSGSIDPADCLRLLVRQAAGLRAGPRGGMLAVLAGPEVLDRVPALRGCEIAARNYPGHFVVAGTEEALAAAETGLRAADVLYQRVPVEYGYHSGLMDHVLVECRDALEGVEFGPPRIPWVSCVDGRLVERASAEHFWQVARRPIEFERTMAGMRDRGEFLYLDLGPSGTLHNFVRNNLPAGTRSESLALLSPFGHDPGLLARARTLAAPKTPRKAHGMKVYGFPGQGSQQRGMGKALFERFPEQTAVADRVLGYSIEELCVLDPERRLGRTQFTQPALYVVSALSYLDRLAQDPEPADYLIGHSLGEYVALFAAGVFDFETGLRLVQRRGELMAAADGGAMAAVVGTDEATVTRVLAEAGLDGLDLANHNALDQFVLSGPADQIDAACTAFEAAEARAVRLNVSAPFHSRYMRGTAQEFAGFLEGFTLRPPAVPVLANVDALPYAADAVKETLTAQIASPVRWTETVRRLMGHGDFEFTELGPGQVLTKLVARIRAAAEPLPAPAPRPVPAVPALAAVPAVPAGTGRAAEPAVRPEPAAAAPVLLGSAPREASIDADGLGAAGFRERYGLRRAYLVGSLYGGVSGRELLRSAAKAGLLGFLGTAGLALDEVEQQLRGLVGDLGLGGAFGANLLYRHGAPEQESALVDLLLRHGVDLVEASGFPLLTPALVRFRLKGGRIIAKVSRTDVAAEFLAPPPERLVARLLEAGEVTAEEARAAAGRPMADDLCVEADGGWLSSTADLLTLLPAVLRLRDGAALPGHRVHVGCAGGIGTPEAAAAAFLLGADFVLTGSVNQCTVEAATSAEVKDLLQEAREFDVDTAPWGDMFEFGVRARYLKRGLFFPARASRLHELWRRHTSLAELDEDTRTQVLDRFLGGEAVRGAAPGADPKAELAAVFRGYFERGFRLAVTGDRNSRVDYLVHCGPSMGAFNQVVAGTALHSWRARTVEAVADTLMEGAAAHLTTRLRSFG, from the coding sequence ATGAGCGCGGGCAGCGGTGCGCCGAGCGGTCCGGCTCCCACCGGGACCCTGCCCGTGGTCTTCATGTTCTCCGGGCAGGGCTCGCAGTACTACCGGATGGGCAAGGAGCTCTTCGACGAGGACGAGGTCTTCCGGGCCGCGCTGCTGCGGCACGACACGGTGGTCGCCGAGGCCCTCGGCGAGTCGGTGCTCGGCCGGATGTTCGACCCGGCCAAGCGGAAGAACGACCCCTTCACCGACACCGGGATCACCCACCCGGCGATCGTCATGATCGAACTCGCCCTGGCGGAGACCCTGCGGGCGGCCGGTATCGAGCCCGACTACCTGCTGGGCTCCAGCCTCGGCGAGTACGCGGCGGCCGCCGTCTCGGGCAGCATCGACCCGGCCGACTGCCTGCGACTGCTGGTCCGGCAGGCCGCCGGCCTGCGGGCCGGCCCGCGCGGCGGCATGCTCGCCGTGCTCGCCGGGCCGGAGGTGCTGGATCGGGTGCCTGCGCTGCGCGGATGCGAGATCGCGGCCCGCAACTACCCGGGCCACTTCGTGGTGGCCGGTACGGAGGAGGCGCTGGCCGCGGCCGAGACGGGGCTGCGCGCCGCCGACGTGCTGTACCAGCGGGTACCGGTCGAGTACGGCTACCACTCCGGTCTGATGGACCACGTGCTCGTCGAGTGCCGGGACGCCCTGGAGGGCGTGGAGTTCGGGCCGCCGAGGATCCCCTGGGTGTCCTGCGTGGACGGCCGGTTGGTCGAGCGGGCCAGCGCGGAGCACTTCTGGCAGGTCGCCCGCCGGCCGATCGAGTTCGAGCGCACGATGGCCGGGATGCGGGACCGGGGCGAGTTCCTCTACCTGGACCTCGGCCCCTCGGGCACCCTCCACAACTTCGTGCGCAACAACCTCCCGGCGGGGACGCGTTCCGAATCCCTGGCTCTGCTCAGCCCGTTCGGGCACGACCCGGGGCTGCTGGCCAGAGCCAGGACGCTCGCCGCACCGAAGACACCAAGGAAGGCACACGGCATGAAGGTCTACGGTTTCCCGGGGCAGGGCTCCCAGCAGCGGGGGATGGGCAAGGCGCTGTTCGAGCGGTTCCCCGAGCAGACCGCGGTCGCGGACCGCGTGCTCGGCTACTCGATCGAGGAGCTCTGCGTCCTCGACCCGGAGCGCCGGCTCGGCCGCACCCAGTTCACCCAGCCCGCGCTCTACGTGGTCAGCGCCCTGTCCTACCTGGACCGGCTCGCCCAGGACCCGGAGCCGGCCGACTACCTGATCGGCCACAGCCTCGGCGAGTACGTGGCGCTGTTCGCCGCCGGGGTCTTCGACTTCGAGACCGGGCTCCGGCTGGTGCAGCGGCGCGGCGAGCTGATGGCCGCGGCCGACGGCGGTGCGATGGCGGCGGTGGTCGGCACCGACGAGGCGACCGTCACCCGGGTCCTCGCCGAGGCCGGTCTCGACGGCCTCGACCTGGCCAACCACAACGCCCTGGACCAGTTCGTGCTGTCCGGCCCCGCCGACCAGATCGACGCCGCCTGCACCGCCTTCGAGGCCGCCGAGGCCAGGGCGGTGCGGCTCAACGTCAGCGCGCCGTTCCACTCCCGCTACATGCGCGGTACGGCGCAGGAGTTCGCCGGCTTCCTGGAGGGCTTCACGCTGCGTCCGCCGGCCGTCCCGGTGCTGGCCAACGTGGACGCCCTGCCGTACGCGGCCGACGCGGTCAAGGAGACCCTGACGGCGCAGATCGCGTCGCCGGTCCGCTGGACCGAGACCGTGCGCCGGCTGATGGGGCACGGCGACTTCGAGTTCACCGAGCTCGGCCCCGGCCAGGTGCTCACCAAGCTGGTCGCCCGGATCAGGGCGGCCGCCGAACCGCTCCCGGCTCCCGCACCGCGTCCCGTGCCCGCCGTGCCGGCCCTCGCCGCCGTGCCCGCCGTGCCGGCCGGCACGGGACGCGCCGCGGAGCCCGCCGTGCGCCCGGAGCCCGCGGCCGCTGCCCCGGTGCTCCTCGGGTCCGCCCCGCGCGAGGCGTCGATCGACGCGGACGGCCTCGGTGCCGCCGGCTTCCGTGAGCGGTACGGGCTGCGGCGCGCCTACCTGGTCGGTTCGCTGTACGGCGGCGTCTCCGGGCGGGAGCTGCTGCGCTCGGCCGCCAAGGCCGGACTGCTCGGCTTCCTCGGGACCGCCGGTCTCGCACTCGACGAGGTGGAGCAGCAGCTGCGCGGCCTGGTCGGCGATCTGGGCCTGGGCGGCGCCTTCGGCGCGAACCTGCTCTACCGGCACGGCGCCCCGGAGCAGGAGTCCGCCCTGGTGGATCTGCTGCTCCGGCACGGAGTGGACCTGGTCGAGGCCTCCGGCTTCCCGCTGCTCACCCCGGCGCTGGTGCGGTTCCGGTTGAAGGGCGGCCGGATCATCGCGAAGGTGTCCAGGACGGACGTCGCCGCCGAGTTCCTCGCGCCTCCACCGGAGCGACTGGTCGCGCGGCTGCTCGAAGCGGGCGAGGTCACCGCGGAGGAGGCCCGTGCCGCGGCCGGGCGGCCGATGGCCGACGACCTGTGCGTGGAGGCCGACGGCGGCTGGCTGAGCAGCACGGCCGACCTGCTGACCCTGCTGCCGGCCGTGCTCCGCCTGCGGGACGGTGCGGCGCTGCCCGGCCACCGGGTGCACGTCGGCTGCGCCGGCGGGATCGGCACGCCGGAGGCCGCCGCCGCCGCGTTCCTGCTCGGCGCCGACTTCGTGCTGACCGGGTCGGTCAACCAGTGCACGGTGGAGGCGGCCACCAGCGCCGAGGTGAAGGACCTCCTGCAGGAGGCCCGCGAGTTCGACGTGGACACCGCCCCCTGGGGCGACATGTTCGAGTTCGGGGTGCGGGCCCGCTACCTCAAGCGCGGTCTGTTCTTCCCGGCCAGGGCCTCCCGGCTGCACGAGCTGTGGCGCCGGCACACCTCGCTGGCCGAGCTCGACGAGGACACCAGGACCCAGGTGCTCGACCGCTTCCTGGGCGGCGAAGCCGTCCGGGGAGCGGCGCCCGGCGCCGACCCCAAGGCGGAGCTGGCGGCCGTGTTCCGCGGATACTTCGAGCGGGGTTTCCGTCTCGCGGTGACCGGTGACCGGAACTCCAGGGTCGACTACCTGGTCCACTGCGGTCCCTCGATGGGCGCGTTCAACCAGGTGGTCGCCGGCACCGCCCTGCACTCCTGGCGGGCCCGTACGGTCGAGGCCGTCGCCGACACCCTGATGGAGGGTGCGGCGGCGCACCTCACCACCCGCCTGCGCTCCTTCGGCTGA